The following are encoded in a window of Vigna unguiculata cultivar IT97K-499-35 chromosome 8, ASM411807v1, whole genome shotgun sequence genomic DNA:
- the LOC114193962 gene encoding probable serine/threonine-protein kinase PBL23, translated as MSFFSCCTSSEKINKNAFRGSSRDFNHAKSMPSCGRMCFKHDHSKRKFIQQEIAKMGRGNITSQTFPYHELCVATGNFNPENMIGEGGFGRVYKGRIKNINQVVAVKKLNRNGFQGNREFLVEVLILSLLHHPNLVNLVGYCADGEQRILVYEYMANGSLEDHLLELPEDRKPLDWHTRMNIAAGAAKGLEYLHEVANPPVIYRDFKSSNILLDENFNPKLSDFGLAKLGPTGDKTHVSTRVMGTYGYCAPEYASTGQLTIKSDIYSFGVVFLEMITGRRVLDQSRPSEEQNLVIWAQPLFKDRTKYTSMVDPLLKGNYPAKGLHQALAVAAMCIQEEAHTRPLISDVVTAIDVLAKTQNTTNTFLEDKECS; from the exons ATGAGTTTCTTTTCATGTTGCACATCATCAGAGAAGATTAACAAGAATGCATTCAGAGGGAGCAGCAGGGACTTCAATCATGCAAAATCTATGCCATCATGTGGTAGAATGTGTTTTAAACATG ATCACAGCAAGAGGAAGTTCATACAACAAGAAATTGCAAAGATGGGAAGAGGGAATATTACCTCTCAGACTTTTCCTTATCATGAACTATGTGTTGCAACTGGGAATTTTAACCCTGAGAACATGATTGGTGAAGGAGGCTTTGGAAGGGTGTACAAAGGACGcattaaaaacataaatcag GTTGTTGCTGTGAAGAAACTTAACAGGAATGGATTCCAAGGAAACAGGGAATTTCTTGTAGAGGTTTTGATTTTGAGTCTCTTGCACCACCCTAACCTTGTCAATTTGGTAGGGTATTGTGCAGATGGTGAACAAAGGATTTTGGTATACGAGTACATGGCGAATGGTTCTTTAGAAGATCACCTTCTTG AACTACCTGAGGACAGAAAGCCTTTGGATTGGCATACCAGAATGAACATAGCAGCAGGTGCAGCTAAAGGACTTGAATACTTGCATGAGGTAGCAAATCCACCAGTGATATACCGTGATTTCAAATCATCAAACATACTATTGGATGAAAACTTCAATCCAAAGCTCTCTGATTTTGGACTTGCAAAGCTTGGTCCAACTGGTGATAAAACTCATGTATCCACCAGGGTGATGGGAACTTATGGCTATTGTGCACCTGAGTATGCCTCAACTGGTCAATTGACTATAAAATCAGATATATACAGCTTCGGAGTCGTATTTCTAGAGATGATCACAGGAAGAAGAGTACTTGATCAGTCAAGACCATCGGAGGAGCAAAACTTAGTCATTTGG GCACAACCACTATTCAAAGACAGAACGAAATATACATCGATGGTTGATCCATTGCTAAAAGGGAACTACCCAGCAAAGGGTCTACACCAAGCACTAGCAGTTGCAGCAATGTGCATTCAGGAGGAAGCACATACTCGACCTTTGATCAGTGACGTGGTTACAGCCATTGATGTTTTAGCAAAGACACAAAATACAACAAATACTTTTTTGGAGGACAAAGAATGCAGTTGA
- the LOC114193986 gene encoding uncharacterized protein LOC114193986: MESEQCYDVYLNLRGEIHYGFGGNLCKALRDKGFKTMMSDERMQSGTQDSPFLLRAIEQSRIAIVVFSKDYPRYTWCLEELVKIVECMETKNQLVFPIFYKVKPYYVREQKKYYCDAFAKHDKKFGENSEKVQKWRSALSHVAKLHGLIARSGYEYEHVEKVVEMVTRSLFRYDIFINFRGLDTRYSFTGFLYRALSRERFKTFMDDEELEDGDKISSSLIKAIESSRLSIVVLSENYAYSSWCLAELDTIMECKKTKNQLVWPIFYKVEPNTVRYQKNSYEEAMAKHEQRYGSECSKVLKWRQNLSEVAGLKGVSLQPNQYEFKVVEEIVKKAIENDDGSYSRITGLDYSQIMNNDDENELANQTVDNRDCISICSPSWNEHTTNNDDEDCFSASSVG, from the exons ATGGAATCGGAACAGTGTTACGATGTTTATCTGAATTTGAGAGGGGAAATCCACTACGGCTTCGGCGGAAATCTGTGCAAGGCGCTGCGCGATAAGGGATTCAAGACTATGATGAGCGACGAGAGAATGCAGAGTGGTACCCAAGATTCACCCTTTCTTCTTAGGGCAATCGAACAATCTAGAATCGCCATCGTTGTTTTCTCCAAAGACTACCCACGTTACACTTGGTGTCTGGAGGAGCTTGTCAAGATTGTCGAATGCATGGAGACCAAGAACCAACTGGTTTTCCCAATCTTCTACAAAGTCAAACCCTACTACGTCAGGGAACAGAAGAAATACTACTGCGATGCCTTCGCCAAACACGACAAGAAGTTCGGGGAAAACTCCGAGAAAGTGCAGAAATGGAGGTCTGCTTTGTCTCATGTCGCCAAATTGCATGGACTCATCGCTCGATCTGG GTATGAATACGAGCATGTTGAAAAGGTTGTGGAAATGGTGACTCGATCGTTGTTTCGGTAcgatatttttatcaattttaggGGATTGGATACTCGTTACTCCTTCACGGGTTTTCTGTATCGAGCATTGTCGCGAGAGAGATTCAAAACCTTCATGGATGATGAAGAGTTGGAAGACGGGGACAAAATTTCATCGTCTCTTATTAAAGCTATCGAATCGTCGAGGCTATCCATAGTTGTTCTTTCTGAAAACTACGCATATTCCTCATGGTGTCTTGCTGAACTTGACACCATCATGGAGTGTAAGAAGACAAAGAATCAGTTGGTGTGGCCAATATTTTACAAAGTGGAACCCAACACTGTGAGGTATCAAAAGAACAGTTATGAAGAAGCCATGGCTAAGCATGAACAAAGATATGGAAGTGAGTGCAGTAAGGTGTTAAAATGGCGACAGAATTTGTCTGAAGTTGCTGGCTTGAAAGGAGTCTCCCTTCAACCTAATCA gtaTGAATTTAAAGTGGTGGAGGAGATTGTGAAAAAAGCCATTGAGAACGATGATGGAAGTTACTCCCGTATAACAGGTCTTGACTACAGTCAAATCATGaacaatgatgatgaaaatgagTTGGCTAATCAGACGGTGGATAATAGAGATTGCATCTCTATATGTAGCCCTAGCTGGAATGAACACACCACTAACAATGATGATGAAGACTG